A genomic segment from Glycine soja cultivar W05 chromosome 18, ASM419377v2, whole genome shotgun sequence encodes:
- the LOC114396798 gene encoding THO complex subunit 3-like, with amino-acid sequence MEEQIPFKNLHNREYSGHKKKVHSVAWNCIGTKLASGSVDQTARIWHIEPHGHGKVKDIELKGHTDSVDQLCWDPKHADLIATASGDKTVRLWDARSGKCSQQAELSGENINITYKPDGTHVAVGNRDDELTILDVRKFKPIHRRKFNYEVNEIAWNMTGEMFFLTTGNGTVEVLSYPSLRPLDTLMAHTAGCYCIAIDPVGRYFAVGSADSLVSLWDISEMLCVRTFTKLEWPVRTIGFNYTGDFIASASEDLFIDISNVHTGRTVHQIPCRAAMNSVEWNPKYNLLAYAGDDKNKHQADEGVFRIFGFKNA; translated from the exons ATGGAGGAACAAATCCCATTTAAGAATCTCCATAACAGAGAGTATTCGGGTCACAAGAAGAAG GTGCACTCCGTGGCTTGGAATTGCATTGGCACAAAACTTGCTTCTGGTTCTGTGGATCAAACTGCGCGAATATGGCATATTGAGCCACATGGGCAT GGCAAGGTCAAAGATATTGAATTGAAAGGTCACACTGATAGTGTCGATCAGCTATGCTGGGACCCCAAACATGCTGATTTGATTGCAACTGCATCGGGTGACAAGACTGTTCGTTTGTGGGATGCTCGAA GTGGAAAATGCTCTCAACAGGCAGAACTTAGTGGAGAGAATATCAACATCACTTACAAACCTGATGGGACTCATGTAGCTGTTGGTAACAGG GATGATGAATTAACAATATTGGATGTTCGGAAGTTCAAACCAATTCATAGGCGCAAGTTCAATTATGAG GTAAATGAGATTGCTTGGAACATGACGGGTGAGATGTTCTTTCTAACAACAGGAAATG GGACTGTGGAAGTACTTTCTTACCCATCTCTTCGACCTCTTGACACTCTCATGGCTCATACAGCTGGTTGTTATTGCATCGCAATTGATCCAGTAGGAAG ATATTTTGCTGTTGGAAGTGCTGATTCCCTTGTCAGTCTGTGGGATATCTCAGAGATGCTCTGCGTGCGTACCTTCACAAAGCTGGA ATGGCCTGTCCGGACAATTGGCTTCAATTACACTGGAGATTTTATTGCTTCTGCAAGTGAAGACTTGTTCATTGATATT TCAAATGTTCATACTGGAAGAACAGTGCATCAAATTCCTTGTAGGGCTGCTATGAACAGTGTTGAGTGGAATCCTAAATACAATTTACTTGCATATGCTGGTGATGACAAAAACAAGCATCAGGCTGATGAAG GTGTTTTTCgcatttttggttttaaaaatgcTTAG
- the LOC114396800 gene encoding uncharacterized protein LOC114396800, producing the protein MGETKDTHIVEIPVDQEHHNNHHKNVLCSMTSNMIEAIEDHPLTEISESPGHLLLLKLWQREEELFAKRIAHKETRMDTIKAELFQLSSFFFIFHAFFLTLLFTSWTKAQQQAQPHHSVCHKWWLPSMVSLCTSLVFVVLVQVKVHRYWKVWGHLQRERNDGRAVTRCIQELRMKGASFDLSKEPNSSSSVKRMKSSSVEIKWRPLTWCSKNLLTFSLVCFTGLVFPASKLVLCGL; encoded by the coding sequence atgggtGAAACAAAAGACACCCACATAGTAGAAATCCCTGTAGACCAAGAGCATCACAATAATCACCACAAGAATGTGTTGTGTTCCATGACAAGCAACATGATTGAGGCCATAGAGGACCACCCTCTAACCGAAATCTCCGAAAGCCCGGGTCACCTCTTGCTCCTGAAGCTATGGCAAAGAGAGGAAGAACTCTTTGCCAAACGCATTGCTCACAAGGAGACTAGAATGGACACCATCAAAGCTGAACTCTTTCAACTCTCCtcattcttcttcatcttccatgCCTTCTTCCTAACCCTCCTTTTCACTTCTTGGACCAAGGCCCAACAACAGGCCCAACCCCACCATAGCGTTTGTCACAAGTGGTGGCTTCCTTCCATGGTGTCCCTTTGCACCTCCCTTGTGTTTGTGGTTCTTGTGCAAGTGAAGGTCCATAGGTATTGGAAGGTGTGGGGGCACTTGCAAAGGGAGAGGAATGATGGGAGGGCTGTGACAAGGTGCATTCAGGAGTTGAGGATGAAAGGGGCAAGCTTTGATCTTTCTAAGGAGCCTAATAGTAGTAGTAGTGTGAAGAGGATGAAGAGCTCTAGTGTTGAGATCAAGTGGAGGCCACTCACTTGGTGTTCTAAGAACTTGCTCACCTTTTCCCTTGTTTGCTTTACAGGTTTGGTGTTTCCTGCTTCCAAGCTTGTCCTCTGTGGCTTGTGA